The window gcatctaattaaaccatacactgaaatatgtaaaacatttcaatgcaaaatcaaatgcgataataatcgcaaccaaggtaacaactgatccaactgcataatgataccaagcctcggtatgaatggcatattttctaatctttttaatcttcaaccgcattgcatccatcttgatcttgtgatcatctacgacatccacaacatgcaactccaatatcatcttctcctcctctatttttcttattttttccttcaagtaattgttttcttcttcaactaaatttaacctctcgacaatagggtcggttggaatttccggttcaacaacctcctagataaataaaatctatgtcacgttggtcggcataattgtcataaacaataaatgaaccaaatagttatcaaaagataatatataccacatccgaatcatagataggacgagggccgacgggggcggataccaaaaccatcgcactatataataacaaggaataataaaagtaagaaaattggacaagtatctatctgaagtaagaattttttctttcagaaagaagataagaacaagaggctcaccacggtggtgccggcgacgagatcggcacgggcggtcaacggcggtgaagacggggacgggacgtgacggaccgctaaacctagacaaatctcggggaaaatggagttcggaggtcgagtttcgagaggagaaagattaactagtgtggctcggacatttcatcgaacacctcatgtgcgtaggaggtgagctagagcacccaaatgccctcccctcgccggccagaaaaacagagcactgtggagtgctctgctgtggcgatgagatatatataggcaactcatttgtcctggTTCATGGtagaaaccgggactaaagcctagcattttgtcccggttcaagccacgaaccgggaccaatggttgtgggccaggagcgaggaccattggtcccggttcgtgcctggaaccgggacaaatgggtccatacgaactgggaccaatgcccacgaggccccagcCGGCCCCCCGAGCTCAAGAACCGGGACGAATTCCCCCATGGGTCccagttcgtgactgaaccgggactaatgggttggccAGGCCCGAataaaagccctgttttctactagtggtggggTATTGTACGGCCAGGGGTGTCTCctaaccacgtatcctcccaaaatcttgttggcattccattgccaaccaagaatttgaccaTGCGAAAGAACAAGTCCTTTGTTCTCATAAGCCCCTTTCAGAATGGCGAGTCAGTTGGTCTTATGGTAACCTGGGCGAGAGTTTTCGACTGCAAATACTTTTTGCGCAAAATCTGCGCCCACATGCCTTCCAATGTCTTGTAGGGAGGTTACCATGTCGCGTTCTCCTCGAACGAGCCCATTTCCTTTAGCGTGGCATGGCGCCATATGTCAGGCGGCTCCGCCTCCGCAAAGTTAACCAGCTCGTTGGCGAGCACCAGGTAGAGTTTGTCAGCCGCCAATGTTGGGACAAACCCTAGACGAACCTCTCTCTCACACTCGCACGCAGCCTTTCTTTTTtagtttcttcttttttttggctgCATCTGTCATTGTCATTGGGGGCATTGCGTTGTTGCAGAGgctgggtgtaattggtatctttgCGATATTAATATATACTCTTTATCGAAAAAGTCCACTCGTGATTATTCACATCATTAATAGTTTCTTTGTTATATAGCTATATCGTCGTACGAAAGGTTCGTACGGGAGCTTGTAGTATAATTTGAAGCTGGCCAACGTTTGACTCCTGGACGAGGTAGAAGATAGCTGATAGGAACTTAACGTCTTCTTATGGCACCGATTTATTAATTTGTTTGAGACTATGGCTTTCTCCCCTACCAAAGGTTATCCTCGTGCAACATACGGTGTCGAACGGTCAAGTATTTTATGAACGAAACTGATTAACCctgaacgttcggattttaagcatggcaacccGAATGTTTTTCATAGCAACTTTAGTTCAGGCGAGGTTGGCAAACATGGCAATTTTTTGATAAAAAACGAATTGGGACAAAGTTGCCATATGTTAATAACTAAAATTGCCACCTGCATCAAGTAAAATTGCCATCAAAAAAATATTTAGGATGACATGCTTAAAGTCCAAACGTCTAGGATTTATTGGGGTCCTTTATGAATTGTTTCTTAAAATAAAGATGGCCGTCCTTGGTAAGCTAATTAATCAGCTTGTAGGGACAAAGGTGCGTGCTCATAGCAAGCCCGATGCACGAGAAATCAGATTGGGTCACAAAAGCGAATAGGTTCTCCTTGTGGCTTCATTTGTTTTGGGGCACCTAAGGCATccaaagaaagagctcaaaagTACAGACTTGGTTAGAGCAGTTCTAATCGATCAACCTCAAAATAGTGAAGGATCCGGTAGAGTAAATCCTTAGTGGAGTATATTTACTACACTAAGTTTTGGCTGGACTTATCTAATCCCCCCTGTATAACGGAGTAAAAACCAAATTTGCATAAAGTTCAAGATATATTCGATTTAAATAACCGAAATTTGATATAATGTACATATATTCGACTGAAACTTGCATAAAGTTCAACATAGATTCTATTTAAATGAAACTTAGGGTTAAACTCAACCTAAACATAAACTCTAATCACTGTTATAGAGTGCTATCCATTTGGCCTGCGTCATACCCGATCTTGGGGTCTGGCCTTGTGTCGTCGTCGCCGCAGTCGGGGAAGATGCATCCATTCTTCGACGTCGATCTCCTCCTCTTCATGGTCGTCGTCGCCGCAGTCGGGGAAGATGCGGCGGCATTCTTCGACGCCGATCTCCTTCTCCTCATGCTCGTCGTCGTCGTCNNNNNNNNNNNNNNNNNNNNNNNNNNNNNNNNNNNNNNNNNNNNNNNNNNNNNNNNNNNNNNNNNNNNNNNNNNNNNNNNNNNNNNNNNNNNNNNNNNNNNNNNNNNNNNNNNNNNNNNNNNNNNNNNNNNNNNNNNNNNNNNNNNNNNNNNNNNNNNNNNNNNNNNNNNNNNNNNNNNNNNNNNNNNNNNNNNNNNNNNNNNNNNNNNNNNNNNNNNNNNNNNNNNNNNNNNNNNNNNNNNNNNNNNNNNNNNNNNNNNNNNNNNNNNNNNNNNNNNNNNNNNNNNNNNNNNNNNNNNNNNNNNNNNNNNNNNNNNNNNNNNNNNNNNNNNNNNNNNNNNNNNNNNNNNNNNNNNNNNNNNNNNNNNNNNNNNNNNNNNNNNNNNNNNNNNNNNNNNNNNNNNNNNTGGTCGGTGAATCGCTTCCGCAAATGTATGTAGGGCGACTTACATATCCGATTTTCATTAGCGAAGTTCAGAATCTGGCAACGTAAATTCTTTGTGACCAACACTTTCATTTTTCTGTTGTGAAATCAACAAGCTTGTGGGTGTAAACGGAAGGGGAGAAACTATCTTCCTTTATTTTTGAAAATTTAGCTACATAGTGTGACATCTAATCATGGGTAAATCTCGAGTACACTTTGTTCGATGTGAAGCTGGGAATGACAACGATAATCTACCTAAGACCAAGTAATTTAATCACTCCATGTCGTCAAGTAAGGCTAGCATCTATGGAAACCAAACTTTTAACTATTTTGAAGATTGTTAAACAATACTTACCGATAATTACAGTATCAAAACCAATCGGTCTGTCATGACATATATTCTTTTGGTCATACTTACTTTGATGAAACATACGTCCGTAAGAATTAATGTTCAAAACACAACCTTGTAGACCATGTTAATGTCCAAGGCACCTTATATTATATTTCAAGGGATGTATTAATTTGTATTTTTGTTTCAGTAGTTGGCTAAGTAACCATGACACTGACTGGGTAGAGCGTATCAATTTATTAAATTACCTATGACGAAACAAGTACTCCATACATCATTTATCAGTCGACATTATCATTTCAAATGTCTAATGTAACCATCCTTAATACTCACCCCACACATGCATGTAACATGTTAGTGtactcaatcatgcataaaataatgccGAGTGGATCTCGTAAATCATGTACGCATTCTCCAATGTCTCTTGAGATCTGCATTTGATCGGCCACCATGTGGACACAGTAGCCATCTAGGTCTAGTATAAACTAGTAGTCTAGTACTAGGAATTTTGTAAAGGTTTGCACAAGAATCTCCCCGTACAACAGAGCACAGATTATTATAGCTACATCATTAATACGCTCTTTGTTATATAGCTATATCATACGGAAGATTCGTACGGGGCGTAGTACCCCCTCCGTTCTATAATATAGTGCGTCCGCGCTTTCCAAGATTCAAGtttgaccttaaatttaaccaacgagaccgattatggcgggagaaaaaaattatatcattgaattcATATCGGAAATACGAATTCAGTGGGATAATTTTTGCTCCCGTCGCAGTCGGTTTCGATAGTTAAATATATGGTCAAACTTGAATCTcaggaagcgcgggcgcactacattatgaaatggaGAGAGTAGCATATTTGGAGTTGGACAACTTTTGACTCCTGGACGAGGTAGCAGGTAGCTGATAGGGACTTAAGGCCTGCTTCTGGCACCGATCAAATTTTATCAATTTGTTTGAGACTATGCATGGCCTCCTCCCCTGCCACTATCCTGGTACAACATGCAGTGTCTAAAGGTTGATGGTTTGCATTAGTTTTGGAGTAGCATGTTAGGAATTATTTGTTAACAGGTCATTGCTAGCCGCCTGTCGGCCGGGCCAAATTTGGGCCTTCTTAATATAACTATGGCCGGCCTTGGTGAGCTAGCCCGATGGAAGAGAAGTCAGATTGGGGCACAAGCTAGAGCGAAGAGGTTCTCTTTCTTGTGACTTCATTTGTTTTTGGAGGCACCTAAGATCATCCAAAGAAAGAAGCTCAGAAGTACAGACATGGTACACTAAAAAAAAGTATGTTCAAGCATCCAATGTTTTGTGATTCCATCCAGACATTCAATCAATGGTAGACCTTCTGATGTGACGTCGCATGTGCGATACATAAATTGGATTTCTCTGTGACGCATAAGGAGGGAATAATCAACTTCAAACCGACTTTGCGAACTAATCCGTGATTGGATGGTTAGAGAGACACTGGTATCCCATCAGAGTTTGAGTTTTAGACTTAACATTGGTGCTtacattttttggatttatttcagaCTTTTCAGCGATgtccgttcagtgggaggagatgttcccgtcCACTACGAGACGCCTCTGTGACACTTCGTCTATTTCAAAATCAAACACCAAGAAAAACTATAGAAATAGTAGCAGCACTTGGGCTATAATTTATCACAGAGGAGATGCTCCCGTCTACTAGAGAAATCATCAGAGAGGACAACAGAAATGATATTTTAGGAATTCTCAAGAAAAAACTATAAAATAGTAGCAGCACTTGGGCTATAAATTACGAGGAAAATCAAACACCAAGCCACCGCACTAGCTTGCTAGAAAGTTTGCTCAATACAATAAACAAGCTAGTTAGCCATGGCTCAAGTTCTTCACAGCCTCCATGAGCATGAAGTCCTTGTGCTCATCGTATGCCctcttgtcctcctcctcctcatccttcgGTTTGCCACGTCTACGACAACGACAAGGAGAGCAGACAAGCTGCTCGACAGACTCCCATCACCTCCCTACAAGCTCCCTCTCATCGGCCACCTCCACCTCGTGGGCTCACTGCCCCACATTTCCCTCCGCGGTCTCGCCGAGAAGCATGGCCCCGATGTCATGCTTCTACGCCTTGGCGCCGTCCCCAGCCTCGTTGTGTCGTCCGCTCGTGCAGCCATGGCAGTTCTTCGCACGCACGACCATGCGTTTGCGTCCCGGGTACAGTCCGCCATGACTGACGTCCTCTTCTATGGATCAACTGATATGGCCTTCTCCCCGTACGGGGATCACTGGCGCCAGATAAGAAAGATTGTTGCAACACATCTTCTCAGTTCCAAGAAAGTTGGCTCCTACCGTCTCGCCCGCGAAAAAGAGGTAATTGGTTTCTGAGTAGTAGTTTCTGCAATATGTCACTAAGAACAAGATTTTCTATTAATATGGACAGAAAAAAATTTATATCGTGATAGTATTTTTTGCAAGACAAACTTAGCCTTGTGGTGGTTACTGAGCTCCAAGTAGTGTTGACTTTGTTTTTCGGTATGAAAATTTGCAATTCATGGTATACGTTGACCCCTATTGATCGTCCACTCATCCATGGCTGAATGATCGACAGGTACTACACGCTATGGCGAGGATCCGCGAGGCAGCCGCCAGGAGTGCTGCAGTGGACCTTAGTAAGCTGCTTAGCTCGTTCACCACTGATATTGTTTGCCATGCTGTGTCGGGCAAGTCCTTCAGAGGTGGCGGTCGAAACGAGTTATTCCGCGAGCTGGTAGAGACTAGCTCGATGCTCATAGGTGGGTTCAACCTGGAGGATTACTTCCCCAAGTTGGCAACGCTGGACGTGGTAAGGAGGATGGTGTGTGCTAGGGCGGAGAGAATAAAAAAGAAATGGGATGACTTGCTTGATGAGATCATCAACGACCATGCCAAGAACACGATGTTGGACCATGAAATCAAACAAGGCGGAGAGACAGATTTCGTCGATGTGTTGCTCTCCATTCAACAAGAGTACAACCTCACGAGAGAAAACGTCAAGGCCGTGTTGGTGGTATGCATGTCATACTAAATAACCGCATATTTGGATACATATAAATTAAACATGACTGATATACTGACATGTAAAAATGGTGGTCtctgtttttgcaggacatgttcaTAGGTGGGACGGACACATCATTCATAGTGCTGGATTGTGCAATGGCTGAGCTAATCCAAAATCCAGAGGTGTTGACCAAGCTCCAAGCTGAGGTGAGGAGCATAGCAGAGGGGAAGGAAATGGTTAAAGAAGAGGATCTGAGTGGCATGATCTACCTCAAGGGTGTTATCAAAGAGACGCTCCGGCTACACAGTCCTGTGCCGCTCTTCGTGCCCCACCTCTCCACGTCCGACTGCGACATAGAGGGATACACCATACCATctggtacccgtgtgatcatcaatGGATGGGCTCTAGCAAGGGACCCTGACTACTGGGAGAGCGCAGAGGAGTTTATGCCCGAGCGCTTCATGGAAAATGTTGGAAGCACCATGATTCCTGACTACATGGGAAACAATTTTCATTATTTGCCTTTTGGGACTGGACGAAGGGTGTGCCCAGGTATGAACTTTGGAATGGCCACTGTTGAGAAAATGTTGGCAAACCTCATGTTCCACTTCAACTGGGATCTACCTGCAGGGACAGTAAAAATCAATATGACAGAGTCCTTCGGCGTCACAGTGGGTCGCAAGGAAAATCTCATTCTTGTCCCGGCACTTGCGCAAAAACAAGTTTAAACGGGATCATGCTATATTATGTTGGATGTATGCTTGATTACCTACTTTTCAGATTGCAATCACTATTGTTGTATGCATAGATATTTTGCCTTTGTTGTAAGCATTATGAGTTTCAGAGTGCACTATGATATATTGAAATAATGGGTACGGTGTCGGAAAAGGCCGAGGGAAAAAATTGTTTACAATATCCCATCGCTGGCATGCAATTGTCGCTGAGATGGACCTGGAGCTGCTTGTTGTTGCACCAACAACAATCTCTCCAAGTTCCCAGCACAGCGCTGAGCTGTTTTGCATTATTTGTGTGGCTTGCAGGGTACAGTTTTGATTTTTGGAGTTGTAAGTATTTCATGTAATGAGAGCCGAAAAAGACCAAAAACATATTGCTATTTTTTACTTTACTCTTTCACAAAAAATATAATATGAAATAAAATTAAAATTAGGAGTCTAGAACATTGAGGGTTGGATCAGTAGTTTCTATTTGCTATATTGTGCACATCTCAGAAGAATAATATGTAAGTTGCCTGTAATTTATTGGGTAAGTCAATTTTTTAACAGTTGATTTTTTTGTCAAGATTTgggctgtttttttttcttttgtcaaTTTTCATGGCTTCCAGGGCTGAAGATTTCTCTATTGGCCTTGAAGCCCGTTACTCATTCCCTATTTTTTCTATTTGTATTAGTTTTCCTTTTGTTTATGTTTTCTTTTCCATTCGGTTTTCTTCTTCTATGTTGGTATTTTCTGGATGTTGGGTGAGTGTGAATATATACACTGAAGTACAACGCAATATGTATGTAAATTATACTAGTGTAAAAATGCaatattatatgcttattctttgcaTATTACAAAAGGTATAGTTCCAATGCAAAGTTGTGTGCAAGTTTTGCTTTCTCTTAAAGGGCAATACCAGTGCCCCTAATTCATTGTATTGTAGCCGACAAGGTtactcaagcaaggcggtagccctttgtatcgttgtcgaggtagccgagagcgtgggtggtggagccgtggtcgaggtagccgtgcgaagaatgccatgGTCGATGTCGAGTTGGGGTggtcggtgtcgaggaagtcgccgcgGAGCCGCAGGCGCAAGTGGGCGCcaagttagcatgggcgcagtggtgtcgaagtagtggtgcgtcgggaagaagatgttgttgacgacgcgccgcggcgggtttgccaagcccagggacacatcatggacgaaggcacgcaccggtgttgcaaGCACCgcacatgcgtagacggacgaagacgaagttgacgaagcgccgcaccatGCTTGCCAGgctcggggacacgtcgtggacgaaggcatgcGACGGTGTTGCCAGCACGGGGCATGCGTAAACTGGGACCTGC is drawn from Triticum dicoccoides isolate Atlit2015 ecotype Zavitan chromosome 6B, WEW_v2.0, whole genome shotgun sequence and contains these coding sequences:
- the LOC119325466 gene encoding indole-2-monooxygenase-like, encoding MAQVLHSLHEHEVLVLIVCPLVLLLLILRFATSTTTTRRADKLLDRLPSPPYKLPLIGHLHLVGSLPHISLRGLAEKHGPDVMLLRLGAVPSLVVSSARAAMAVLRTHDHAFASRVQSAMTDVLFYGSTDMAFSPYGDHWRQIRKIVATHLLSSKKVGSYRLAREKEVLHAMARIREAAARSAAVDLSKLLSSFTTDIVCHAVSGKSFRGGGRNELFRELVETSSMLIGGFNLEDYFPKLATLDVVRRMVCARAERIKKKWDDLLDEIINDHAKNTMLDHEIKQGGETDFVDVLLSIQQEYNLTRENVKAVLVDMFIGGTDTSFIVLDCAMAELIQNPEVLTKLQAEVRSIAEGKEMVKEEDLSGMIYLKGVIKETLRLHSPVPLFVPHLSTSDCDIEGYTIPSGTRVIINGWALARDPDYWESAEEFMPERFMENVGSTMIPDYMGNNFHYLPFGTGRRVCPGMNFGMATVEKMLANLMFHFNWDLPAGTVKINMTESFGVTVGRKENLILVPALAQKQV